A genomic region of Saccopteryx bilineata isolate mSacBil1 chromosome 1, mSacBil1_pri_phased_curated, whole genome shotgun sequence contains the following coding sequences:
- the LOC136319750 gene encoding boLa class II histocompatibility antigen, DQB*0101 beta chain-like isoform X1 encodes MAVTVPRSPWAAAGMVMALLTALRTPTAQHRETPRDFVYQFKGTCYFTNGTQRVRLVARQIYNQEEIVRFDSAVGVFEAVTALGRWSAQSWNKQKELLAEYRAQVDTLCRQNYREMAPFTTARRVEPTVTIAPARTEALNHHNLLVCSVTDFYPRQVTVRWFRNDQEETAGVVSTPLIQNGDWTYQVLVMLEMTPRRGDVYTCRVEHPSVQSPITVQWRAQSESAQSKMRSGVVGFVLGLVFLGLGLAVHLRSEKGLVH; translated from the exons ATGGCCGTGACAGTCCCCAGGAGCCCCTGGGCTGCAGCTGGAATGGTGATGGCTCTTCTCACAGCGCTGAGGACGCCCACGGCTCAGCACAGAGAGACCCCAA GGGACTTCGTGTACCAGTTCAAGGGCACGTGCTACTTCACCAACGGGACGCAGCGCGTGCGGCTGGTGGCCAGGCAGATCTACAACCAGGAGGAGATCGTGCGCTTCGACAGCGCCGTGGGCGTGTTCGAGGCCGTCACGGCGCTGGGGCGCTGGAGCGCGCAGAGCTGGAACAAGCAGAAGGAGCTCCTGGCCGAGTACCGCGCGCAGGTGGACACGCTGTGCAGGCAGAACTACAGGGAGATGGCGCCCTTCACCACCGCGCGGAGAG TGGAACCCACAGTGACCATCGCCCCGGCCAGGACAGAGGCCTTAAACCACCACAACCTGCTGGTCTGCTCGGTGACAGACTTCTACCCTCGTCAAGTGACAGTCCGCTGGTTCCGGAACGACCAGGAGGAGACCGCCGGCGTCGTGTCCACGCCCCTTATTCAGAACGGGGACTGGACCTACCAGGTCCTGGTGATGCTGGAGATGACCCCCCGGCGAGGAGACGTCTACACCTGCCGCGTGGAGCACCCCAGCGTCCAGAGCCCCATCACCGTGCAATGGC GGGCGCAGTCTGAATCCGCCCAGAGCAAGATGCGGAGCGGCGTCGTGGGTTTCGTGCTGGGCCTGGTCTTCCTGGGTCTGGGCCTCGCCGTCCACCTTCGCAGTGAGAAAG ggCTCGTGCACTGA
- the LOC136319750 gene encoding boLa class II histocompatibility antigen, DQB*0101 beta chain-like isoform X2 — translation MAVTVPRSPWAAAGMVMALLTALRTPTAQHRETPRDFVYQFKGTCYFTNGTQRVRLVARQIYNQEEIVRFDSAVGVFEAVTALGRWSAQSWNKQKELLAEYRAQVDTLCRQNYREMAPFTTARRVEPTVTIAPARTEALNHHNLLVCSVTDFYPRQVTVRWFRNDQEETAGVVSTPLIQNGDWTYQVLVMLEMTPRRGDVYTCRVEHPSVQSPITVQWRAQSESAQSKMRSGVVGFVLGLVFLGLGLAVHLRSEKEHPAAPPTGLVH, via the exons ATGGCCGTGACAGTCCCCAGGAGCCCCTGGGCTGCAGCTGGAATGGTGATGGCTCTTCTCACAGCGCTGAGGACGCCCACGGCTCAGCACAGAGAGACCCCAA GGGACTTCGTGTACCAGTTCAAGGGCACGTGCTACTTCACCAACGGGACGCAGCGCGTGCGGCTGGTGGCCAGGCAGATCTACAACCAGGAGGAGATCGTGCGCTTCGACAGCGCCGTGGGCGTGTTCGAGGCCGTCACGGCGCTGGGGCGCTGGAGCGCGCAGAGCTGGAACAAGCAGAAGGAGCTCCTGGCCGAGTACCGCGCGCAGGTGGACACGCTGTGCAGGCAGAACTACAGGGAGATGGCGCCCTTCACCACCGCGCGGAGAG TGGAACCCACAGTGACCATCGCCCCGGCCAGGACAGAGGCCTTAAACCACCACAACCTGCTGGTCTGCTCGGTGACAGACTTCTACCCTCGTCAAGTGACAGTCCGCTGGTTCCGGAACGACCAGGAGGAGACCGCCGGCGTCGTGTCCACGCCCCTTATTCAGAACGGGGACTGGACCTACCAGGTCCTGGTGATGCTGGAGATGACCCCCCGGCGAGGAGACGTCTACACCTGCCGCGTGGAGCACCCCAGCGTCCAGAGCCCCATCACCGTGCAATGGC GGGCGCAGTCTGAATCCGCCCAGAGCAAGATGCGGAGCGGCGTCGTGGGTTTCGTGCTGGGCCTGGTCTTCCTGGGTCTGGGCCTCGCCGTCCACCTTCGCAGTGAGAAAG AACACCCCGCGGCTCCGCCCACAG ggCTCGTGCACTGA